One Actinospica robiniae DSM 44927 genomic region harbors:
- a CDS encoding fibronectin type III domain-containing protein: protein MTTAPSSPARRGRIRRRAIAVLAVCATLATAVVPAAVASQPAGSGHLPTAPRGVRIPALAFDDHSVSLVWNAPDDRADVAGYHVYENDAYIGTAGQDSVSAAQPFIDAFYADPADGGQTRTLPHAYTVEGLNPSTRYRFTVRAVDAAGHESADSAVVVQTTTASPRVFDVRDYGAVGDGTTLDTKAIQAAIDAATPGSEVLLADGVYKSGALWLKSDLTFDVATGATLLGSENAADYPFGFQLYEYSTDPRYHSLLNAQTWDYGSLHDIRITGGGTIDGNGWVQQGLDAQGFPISAPSSSATVSTNGILAKSEVAAATAIGDAGAYSTRSNLITLRGVHNAYIGGINAIDPAFHTIASLHSSNVTLANDRLTTYNINNGDGIDFAHGSGLTIFGTVFDTGDDAVNFAAGLGAQAPPDGPTGGAWIFDDYFRNAHGAVAFGSHTGAWIQNVLAEDDVIDGSQYGLRMKTVPQNGGGVREVTFRDNALRNITVQAFSFTANYNDPNAFITVEPASDPAYFTEVDVDHVTVDGAGTQSIEVLGLPGDQDTRLHFSDVTFLNATPASLSYLKDSSFQNVVYRNTLDPWQITNSSGLAFTGTTTATTTTQDAGGVPVWPRGASLTAAASATSVDLAWPAASDNVGISNYGAYVDGALAATYPGTATSGEVTGLAPDRVHSIRITALDATGNAVGGPATTVRTTGAPDTTAPTAPAGTTAFAAVSGDTGATWAEVAWTAATDDYGIGRYELYQDGRLIARLARATSQYTPTGLSPGTAYTFRLKAVDTSGNAAWYPVTVTLTTAPAVTINPIPTACCVT, encoded by the coding sequence GTGACCACCGCGCCATCTTCACCCGCCCGCCGCGGGAGGATTCGCCGCCGCGCCATCGCCGTCCTCGCCGTCTGCGCCACGCTGGCCACGGCCGTCGTGCCCGCCGCTGTGGCCTCCCAACCAGCGGGCTCAGGTCACCTACCGACGGCGCCCCGCGGGGTGCGGATTCCGGCGCTGGCCTTCGACGATCACAGCGTGAGCCTGGTGTGGAACGCGCCGGACGACCGTGCCGATGTCGCCGGCTACCACGTCTACGAAAATGACGCTTACATCGGAACCGCGGGCCAGGACTCGGTTTCCGCGGCGCAGCCTTTCATCGACGCCTTCTACGCGGACCCGGCCGACGGCGGGCAGACCCGCACCCTCCCGCACGCCTACACCGTCGAGGGGCTCAACCCGAGCACGCGCTACCGGTTCACGGTCCGCGCGGTGGACGCGGCCGGGCACGAGTCGGCGGACAGCGCCGTCGTGGTTCAGACGACGACCGCCTCGCCGCGCGTCTTCGACGTGCGCGATTACGGCGCCGTGGGCGACGGCACCACCCTGGACACCAAGGCCATCCAGGCCGCGATCGACGCCGCCACGCCGGGCAGCGAGGTCCTGCTCGCCGACGGGGTGTACAAGAGCGGCGCGCTCTGGCTCAAGAGCGACCTCACCTTCGACGTCGCGACCGGCGCCACGCTGCTGGGCTCCGAGAACGCGGCCGACTACCCCTTCGGCTTCCAGCTGTACGAGTACTCCACCGACCCCCGCTACCACAGCCTGCTGAACGCGCAGACCTGGGACTACGGCTCCCTGCACGACATCCGGATCACCGGCGGCGGCACCATCGACGGAAACGGCTGGGTGCAGCAGGGCCTTGACGCGCAGGGCTTCCCGATCTCGGCGCCCAGCAGCTCCGCCACGGTGAGCACGAACGGCATCCTGGCGAAGTCCGAGGTGGCCGCGGCCACCGCGATCGGCGACGCCGGCGCCTACAGCACCCGCTCGAACCTGATCACGCTGCGCGGTGTGCACAACGCCTACATCGGCGGCATCAACGCGATCGATCCGGCCTTCCACACCATCGCCAGCCTGCACAGCTCCAACGTAACGCTCGCGAACGACCGGCTGACCACGTACAACATCAACAACGGCGACGGCATCGACTTCGCCCACGGCAGCGGCCTGACCATCTTCGGCACCGTCTTCGACACCGGCGACGACGCGGTGAACTTCGCCGCCGGCCTCGGCGCCCAGGCCCCGCCGGACGGTCCGACCGGCGGCGCCTGGATCTTCGACGACTACTTCCGCAACGCCCACGGCGCCGTCGCCTTCGGCAGCCACACCGGAGCCTGGATCCAGAACGTCCTCGCGGAGGATGACGTCATCGACGGCTCCCAGTACGGACTGCGGATGAAGACCGTCCCGCAGAACGGCGGGGGAGTGCGCGAGGTGACCTTCCGCGACAACGCGCTCAGGAACATCACCGTGCAAGCCTTCTCGTTCACTGCAAATTACAACGACCCGAACGCCTTCATCACCGTCGAACCGGCGAGCGACCCGGCGTACTTCACCGAAGTCGACGTCGACCACGTGACCGTGGACGGGGCCGGTACGCAGTCGATCGAGGTGCTCGGACTTCCGGGCGACCAGGACACCCGGCTGCACTTCTCGGACGTGACGTTCCTCAACGCCACGCCCGCGTCGCTGAGCTATCTCAAGGACAGCAGCTTCCAGAACGTCGTGTACCGGAACACGCTCGACCCCTGGCAGATCACGAATTCCAGTGGTCTGGCATTCACCGGCACCACCACGGCGACGACCACGACGCAGGACGCCGGCGGCGTTCCGGTCTGGCCGCGCGGGGCGAGCTTGACCGCCGCGGCGTCCGCCACGTCGGTGGACCTGGCCTGGCCCGCGGCGAGCGACAACGTCGGGATATCGAACTACGGCGCGTACGTCGACGGAGCCCTCGCGGCCACGTATCCGGGGACGGCCACCAGCGGTGAGGTCACCGGCCTCGCTCCGGACCGGGTGCACAGCATCAGGATCACGGCACTCGACGCGACCGGGAACGCCGTCGGCGGACCCGCCACGACGGTGCGCACCACCGGCGCTCCCGACACGACGGCGCCGACGGCTCCGGCCGGGACCACCGCCTTCGCGGCGGTCTCCGGCGACACCGGCGCCACCTGGGCCGAGGTCGCGTGGACCGCGGCGACGGACGATTACGGCATCGGCCGTTACGAGCTCTACCAGGACGGCCGCCTGATAGCCAGGCTCGCGCGCGCCACGTCGCAGTACACGCCGACGGGCCTGTCGCCCGGCACCGCCTACACCTTCCGTCTCAAGGCCGTCGACACCTCTGGCAACGCGGCCTGGTACCCGGTCACGGTGACGCTCACCACCGCGCCCGCGGTCACGATCAATCCCATTCCCACGGCCTGTTGCGTCACGTGA
- a CDS encoding ABC transporter permease subunit, whose protein sequence is MTTAPADTPPNEPGRPRRGGARLLRRRLAPYTLIAPTLALLGTFLLFPIGTVLYDSLRHDNPTEPWDNGFAGLDNFRRLLHDSTFWSSLAFTGKWVVLEVALQLALGLALALMLNETFVGRSVARALVFSPWAVSGVLTTSIWLLLYNPATGVLHYLSRLGVGSPSTAVLSDPSTVVWAAVLAELWRGVPFFAILLLADLQSIPKELYEASSVDGAGRTRRFVHVTLPHLRDAVVLATLLRGVWEFNNVDLLYTLTGGGPAGQTTTLPLYVAQTARNSYDFGYGSALTTAAFVILLFFCIVYLRLSKFGEER, encoded by the coding sequence ATGACGACCGCCCCCGCGGACACGCCGCCGAACGAGCCGGGCCGCCCTCGCCGCGGCGGCGCTCGGCTGCTGCGCCGACGGCTCGCGCCCTACACGCTGATCGCCCCCACCCTGGCGCTGCTCGGCACCTTCCTGCTCTTCCCGATCGGCACCGTCCTCTACGACAGCCTTCGGCACGACAACCCCACCGAGCCCTGGGACAACGGATTCGCCGGGCTGGACAACTTCCGCCGCCTGCTGCACGACTCGACGTTCTGGAGCAGCCTGGCCTTCACCGGAAAGTGGGTCGTGCTGGAGGTCGCGCTGCAGCTCGCCCTCGGGCTGGCCCTCGCGTTGATGCTCAACGAGACCTTCGTCGGGCGGTCCGTCGCCCGAGCGCTGGTCTTCTCGCCCTGGGCCGTCTCCGGCGTGCTGACCACCAGTATCTGGCTGCTGCTCTACAACCCCGCGACCGGCGTCCTGCACTATCTCTCCCGGCTCGGCGTCGGCAGCCCGAGCACCGCGGTGCTCAGCGATCCCTCGACCGTCGTATGGGCCGCGGTCCTGGCCGAGCTGTGGCGCGGGGTCCCGTTCTTCGCGATCCTCCTGCTGGCCGATCTGCAGTCCATCCCGAAGGAGCTGTACGAGGCCTCATCCGTGGACGGCGCCGGGCGCACCCGGCGATTCGTCCACGTGACGCTCCCCCACCTGCGCGACGCCGTCGTGCTCGCCACCCTGCTCCGCGGAGTGTGGGAGTTCAACAACGTCGACCTGCTCTACACGCTCACCGGCGGAGGCCCGGCGGGCCAGACCACCACCCTGCCGCTCTACGTCGCTCAGACCGCGCGCAATTCGTACGACTTCGGGTACGGATCCGCCCTCACAACCGCGGCTTTCGTCATCCTCTTGTTCTTCTGCATCGTCTATCTGAGGCTGAGTAAATTCGGCGAGGAACGATGA